TTCAATTTGTGTTCCTTCGTGCCACTCATTAAACGAGGTAATGGAGATTATCTGTGCATTTGTTTGTAAAGCTGCTTGCCAGCTTTTTTGGTAATAATTTCCATTCTTTCTTAGTCTTGTGTTTTGATCATTCCAAGGTCTTACCATGGTATCTATATATCCTGGTCCTACGCTTGGAATGAACAAGGTATTAGTTTGTTTCGCCATGGTTTCCAGGTGAGGCCAAAACCTCCTAGTTGAACCGTAGGTGAATTTATCTGTAGCAAAGTAAGTGTAAAATCCATCAAAACCCCCCACATCTAGATAACGCCTGTGGTTCATTTCAACCATCAAGGCGATGAATATACAATCGTATGGGGTATTGCGCACAGAATGAGAGCCTTCAGGTTTCATCAGCTGAGCCCAAGCATCTGGTGTTGTTTGATAGGAATCATAAATATACAACATAGGCAAATGCCTTCCATCATTGGTCTTGTGTTTGTAAAATGAATCGTGGCTACTGTAGGTATCTACAATATATTTTACATCGTCATGGACAGTTTGATCATCTCTGTCCTTGTAAGGCTCAATATGAAAAGTCAGTTTTAGTTTGTATTCAGCCGCTACATTTAATAATGTGGGAACGATTGAGTCGCTTGGGATTCCCTCACTGTCTGCCTTTCCAGGGGGGTACCATGAGAGCACAATCACCCCCACACCTGCAGTCCTAATTTGTCTCATATGGTCCTTGAGAATATTTAGATCTCTGGAGCTGTAAGGACCAAGTTGGGGATAAAAATTGGATCCTATATCATCTGGTGGTGAGTGGGAACCTTGGTCGTAACGTGCAGCAATTTCGGGGTTCCAGTGAGGGAGGCGTCTATGATTCCAATGCACGTACTTTCCGTCGTGCTCAACATTTCCATACCAGGCATAGTAAAATATGTGAACATCGTAGTTTGGTTCAGGTAACGAAACATCACCGACCTCATATCCATCTTGCGCATCAAGAATCTTTCCTACGCGACCAGCATGTGTGTCGCG
This sequence is a window from Acropora palmata chromosome 6, jaAcrPala1.3, whole genome shotgun sequence. Protein-coding genes within it:
- the LOC141883322 gene encoding glycoprotein endo-alpha-1,2-mannosidase-like, with the protein product MLSFRFLRRRRILYFCVLALFLFGCFATLKTLSLTTNENKRPQLKVSSTREREEIIKEFHGLEVGKKIRDTDAKKNETDTENKRDTHAGRVGKILDAQDGYEVGDVSLPEPNYDVHIFYYAWYGNVEHDGKYVHWNHRRLPHWNPEIAARYDQGSHSPPDDIGSNFYPQLGPYSSRDLNILKDHMRQIRTAGVGVIVLSWYPPGKADSEGIPSDSIVPTLLNVAAEYKLKLTFHIEPYKDRDDQTVHDDVKYIVDTYSSHDSFYKHKTNDGRHLPMLYIYDSYQTTPDAWAQLMKPEGSHSVRNTPYDCIFIALMVEMNHRRYLDVGGFDGFYTYFATDKFTYGSTRRFWPHLETMAKQTNTLFIPSVGPGYIDTMVRPWNDQNTRLRKNGNYYQKSWQAALQTNAQIISITSFNEWHEGTQIEKAVPKTLPGFRYKDYGPHSPDFYLELTKEFVDKFILRKNKV